The following proteins are co-located in the Pyxidicoccus trucidator genome:
- the uvrA gene encoding excinuclease ABC subunit UvrA, producing the protein MSEPDVISLRGAKEHNLKNVSLDIPKKKLVVFTGVSGSGKSSLAFDTLYAEGQRRYVESLSAYARQFLGQMEKPKYDTIRGLSPTISIEQKAASNNPRSTVGTVTEVHDYLRVLYASIGVQHCPNCGRKVGKQSAQQIVEEILKSPAGTKLQVLAPLVTNRKGEHKELLAEAQKRGFSRARIDGVLKSLEERIELDKKSKHDIALVIDRLVLKPDLKTRLTDSVETALREGKGTLIVTDEKGTPASDRVMSELNACPTCGLSFGELTPASFSFNNPLGMCTDCNGLGTKPEMDPDLIVPDPSRTIRDGAIEPWASGMNRGEGWTADFVESLAKAFKIDLDVPYAKLSKRERETLMYGSHGKSFTVEWGEGGQYKMEWEGLVERLMRNFKTTTSEARRTELQKYFSDKPCPSCKGERLKPESRAVKVHGHTIVQLSRLTISDALGFLGEMGLTAHERKIATELLKEIRSRLSFLVDVGLGYLMLDRTASTLSGGESQRIRLASQMGSELTGVIYILDEPSIGLHQRDNGKLLTTLKRLRDLGNSVLVVEHDEETMEEADWLVDFGPGAGELGGQVVAQGTPAQVMENVASETGAYLSGRKEIEIPEQRRKLDPKRKIVIQGAQENNLRNVDAEIPLGVFSAITGVSGAGKSTLINDILFPALARHLYESRETPGKHKSIQGFEHLDKVIDIDQRPIGRTPRSNPATYTKLFDNIRDVFAMTPEARAFGYGPGRFSFNIKGGRCESCEGDGVKLVEMHFLADVYVPCESCAGKRFNEATLRVRYKGKNIAEVLDLSVREAMEHFGAHRDIMRVLQTLHDVGLSYIRLGQPSPTLSGGEAQRIKLARELARVATGRTLYILDEPTTGLHFEDIRKLLSVLNRLVEAGNSVLVIEHNLDVIKSADWVIDLGPEGGAGGGLILATGTPEQVARVEGSHTGRYLAHVLSKARRARVGQRVDGPALREVAG; encoded by the coding sequence ATGTCCGAGCCCGACGTCATCTCCCTCCGAGGCGCCAAGGAGCACAACCTCAAGAACGTCTCCCTGGACATCCCCAAGAAGAAGCTCGTCGTCTTCACGGGGGTGTCAGGGTCCGGCAAGAGCTCGCTCGCCTTCGATACGCTCTACGCGGAAGGCCAGCGTCGCTACGTGGAGAGCCTCTCCGCCTATGCCCGGCAATTCCTGGGGCAGATGGAGAAGCCGAAGTACGACACCATCCGGGGACTGTCGCCCACCATCTCCATCGAGCAGAAGGCGGCCAGCAACAACCCCCGCTCGACGGTGGGCACCGTCACCGAGGTGCATGACTACCTGCGCGTGCTCTACGCCTCCATCGGCGTGCAGCACTGCCCCAACTGCGGGCGCAAGGTGGGCAAGCAGAGCGCGCAGCAGATTGTGGAGGAAATCCTCAAGTCCCCCGCCGGCACCAAGCTGCAAGTCCTGGCGCCCCTCGTCACCAACCGCAAGGGCGAGCACAAGGAACTGCTGGCCGAGGCGCAGAAGCGCGGCTTCTCCCGCGCGCGCATCGACGGGGTGCTGAAGAGCCTGGAGGAGCGCATCGAGCTGGACAAGAAGTCCAAGCACGACATCGCGCTCGTCATCGACCGGCTGGTGCTCAAGCCCGACTTGAAGACGCGCCTCACCGACTCGGTGGAGACGGCGCTGCGCGAGGGCAAGGGCACCCTCATCGTCACCGACGAGAAGGGCACCCCCGCCTCGGACCGCGTCATGTCCGAGCTCAACGCGTGCCCCACCTGCGGCCTGTCCTTCGGCGAGCTGACGCCCGCGTCCTTCTCCTTCAACAACCCGCTGGGCATGTGCACGGACTGCAACGGCCTGGGCACCAAGCCGGAGATGGACCCGGACCTCATCGTCCCGGACCCGTCCCGCACCATCCGCGACGGCGCCATTGAGCCCTGGGCCAGCGGCATGAATCGCGGCGAGGGCTGGACGGCGGACTTCGTGGAGAGCCTGGCCAAGGCGTTCAAGATTGATTTGGACGTGCCCTACGCGAAGCTGTCCAAGCGCGAGCGGGAGACGCTGATGTACGGCTCCCACGGCAAGAGCTTCACCGTCGAGTGGGGCGAGGGCGGCCAGTACAAGATGGAGTGGGAGGGCCTGGTCGAGCGGTTGATGCGCAACTTCAAGACGACCACCTCCGAGGCGCGCCGCACCGAGCTGCAGAAGTACTTCAGCGACAAGCCCTGCCCCTCCTGCAAGGGCGAGCGCCTGAAGCCGGAGAGCCGCGCGGTGAAGGTCCACGGTCACACGATTGTGCAGCTGAGCCGGCTGACCATCTCCGACGCGCTGGGCTTCCTGGGGGAGATGGGGCTGACGGCGCACGAGCGGAAGATTGCCACCGAGCTCCTGAAGGAGATTCGCAGCCGCCTGTCCTTCCTGGTGGACGTGGGGCTGGGCTACCTGATGTTGGACCGCACCGCGTCCACGCTGTCCGGCGGAGAGAGCCAGCGCATCCGGCTGGCGTCGCAGATGGGCAGCGAGCTGACCGGCGTCATCTACATCCTCGACGAGCCCTCCATCGGCCTGCACCAGCGTGACAACGGCAAGCTGCTGACCACGCTCAAGCGCCTGCGGGACTTGGGCAACTCCGTCCTCGTGGTGGAGCACGACGAGGAGACGATGGAGGAGGCGGACTGGCTGGTGGACTTCGGCCCCGGCGCGGGCGAGCTGGGCGGCCAGGTGGTGGCGCAGGGCACGCCGGCGCAGGTGATGGAGAACGTGGCCAGCGAGACGGGCGCGTACCTCTCCGGGCGCAAGGAAATCGAGATTCCGGAGCAGCGCCGCAAGCTGGACCCCAAGCGCAAAATCGTCATCCAGGGGGCGCAGGAGAACAACCTGAGGAACGTGGACGCGGAGATTCCGCTCGGCGTCTTCAGCGCGATTACCGGCGTGTCCGGCGCGGGCAAGTCCACGCTCATCAACGACATCCTCTTCCCTGCCCTGGCGCGGCACCTCTACGAGAGCCGCGAGACGCCCGGCAAGCACAAGTCGATTCAGGGCTTCGAGCACCTGGACAAGGTCATCGACATCGACCAGCGCCCCATCGGCCGCACCCCGCGCAGCAACCCCGCCACGTACACCAAGCTGTTCGACAACATCCGCGACGTGTTCGCGATGACGCCCGAGGCGCGCGCCTTCGGCTACGGGCCGGGCCGCTTCAGCTTCAACATCAAGGGCGGGCGCTGCGAGTCGTGCGAGGGCGACGGCGTGAAGCTGGTGGAGATGCACTTCCTCGCGGACGTGTACGTGCCCTGCGAGAGCTGCGCCGGCAAGCGCTTCAACGAGGCCACCCTGCGCGTGCGCTACAAGGGGAAGAACATCGCCGAGGTGCTGGACTTGAGCGTGCGCGAGGCGATGGAGCACTTCGGCGCGCACCGCGACATCATGCGCGTGCTCCAGACGCTGCACGACGTGGGTCTGAGCTACATCCGCCTGGGCCAGCCCTCCCCCACCCTGTCCGGCGGCGAGGCCCAGCGCATCAAACTGGCGCGCGAGTTGGCCCGCGTGGCCACCGGCCGCACCCTCTACATCCTGGACGAGCCCACCACCGGCCTGCACTTCGAGGACATCCGCAAGCTGCTGTCGGTGCTCAACCGGCTGGTGGAGGCGGGCAACAGCGTGCTCGTCATCGAGCACAACCTGGACGTCATCAAGAGCGCGGACTGGGTGATTGACCTCGGCCCCGAGGGCGGCGCGGGCGGCGGCCTGATTCTGGCCACCGGCACACCCGAGCAGGTCGCCCGCGTGGAGGGCAGCCACACCGGCCGCTACCTGGCGCACGTGCTGTCCAAGGCGCGGCGCGCCCGCGTGGGCCAGCGCGTGGACGGCCCCGCCCTGCGGGAAGTGGCGGGCTGA
- a CDS encoding POT family MFS transporter, whose amino-acid sequence MAQTAAAQSNKFPPQIPFIIGQEACERFSFYGMRGILTVFLADYLLKQSMDAGGGDERNAIAKSYFHLFMFGVYWFPLVGGWLADRMFGKFKVILWLSLVYCVGHACLAFFEDVPLGFYFGLLLIAMGSGGIKPCVAAMVGDQFNESNKHLVNKIFSIFYWSINLGSFFAALFIPAVLAKYGPSVAFGIPGILMFIATAIYWAGRKHYVMVPPTGKNPHSFFKVVLAALKPKGERTKGSHWLDTARTEHPEAAIDGAKAVLRLVVLFIPVMFFWMIFDQKASTLVLQAKAMDPVVGPFTFQPSQIQLINPGLVMILIPLLTIGVYPLFKRLGWEFTPLRRMPLGMVLCAASYVIAGFFQQRMDNKEVLNIAWMVLPYAVLTVAEILVSTTGLEFAYTQAPREMKSVVQSLWLVTTALANIFVAFIARIDYFKGPSQFFFYGSLALLAGLMLWLVARKFQVRDYFQAAPPVPTGEHTQAGVTAKTA is encoded by the coding sequence ATGGCCCAGACAGCCGCTGCGCAGAGCAACAAGTTTCCACCGCAAATCCCGTTCATCATCGGCCAGGAGGCCTGTGAGCGGTTCAGCTTCTACGGGATGCGCGGCATCCTGACCGTGTTCCTGGCGGACTACCTGCTCAAGCAGTCCATGGACGCGGGCGGAGGCGACGAGCGCAACGCCATCGCGAAGAGCTACTTCCACCTCTTCATGTTCGGCGTGTACTGGTTCCCGCTGGTGGGCGGGTGGCTCGCCGACCGGATGTTCGGCAAGTTCAAGGTCATCCTCTGGCTGAGCCTCGTGTACTGCGTGGGCCACGCGTGCCTGGCGTTCTTCGAGGACGTGCCGCTGGGCTTCTACTTCGGCCTGCTGCTCATCGCGATGGGCTCGGGTGGAATCAAGCCCTGCGTCGCGGCGATGGTGGGAGACCAGTTCAACGAGTCGAACAAGCACCTCGTGAACAAAATCTTCTCCATCTTCTACTGGAGCATCAACCTCGGCTCGTTCTTCGCGGCGCTGTTCATCCCCGCGGTGCTGGCGAAGTACGGGCCGTCGGTGGCCTTCGGCATCCCCGGCATCCTGATGTTCATCGCCACGGCCATCTACTGGGCGGGCCGCAAGCACTACGTCATGGTGCCGCCCACCGGGAAGAACCCGCACTCGTTCTTCAAGGTGGTCCTGGCCGCGCTGAAGCCGAAGGGCGAGCGCACGAAGGGGAGCCACTGGCTGGACACCGCGCGGACCGAGCACCCCGAGGCGGCCATCGACGGCGCGAAGGCCGTGCTCCGCCTGGTGGTGCTCTTCATCCCGGTGATGTTCTTCTGGATGATTTTCGACCAGAAGGCGTCCACGCTGGTGCTCCAGGCCAAGGCCATGGACCCGGTGGTGGGGCCCTTCACCTTCCAGCCGAGCCAGATTCAGCTCATCAATCCCGGCCTGGTGATGATTCTCATCCCCCTGCTGACGATTGGCGTGTACCCGCTGTTCAAGCGCCTGGGCTGGGAGTTCACCCCGCTGCGCCGCATGCCGCTGGGCATGGTGCTGTGCGCGGCCTCCTACGTCATCGCCGGCTTCTTCCAGCAGCGCATGGACAACAAGGAAGTGCTCAACATCGCGTGGATGGTGCTGCCCTACGCGGTGCTGACGGTGGCGGAAATCCTCGTGTCCACCACGGGCCTGGAGTTCGCGTACACGCAGGCGCCGCGAGAGATGAAGAGCGTCGTGCAGTCGCTGTGGCTGGTGACGACGGCGCTCGCGAACATCTTCGTCGCCTTCATCGCGCGCATCGACTACTTCAAGGGCCCGAGCCAGTTCTTCTTCTACGGCAGCCTGGCGCTGCTGGCGGGGCTGATGCTGTGGCTGGTGGCGCGCAAGTTCCAGGTGCGCGACTACTTCCAGGCGGCGCCCCCCGTCCCCACCGGCGAGCACACCCAGGCCGGCGTGACGGCGAAGACGGCGTAG
- a CDS encoding arylsulfatase, with protein MKKPGQRNDTVQREVLPIPDQPYPGVRPFTARDPAASFPPITPLRPPSDAPHVLVVLLDDVGFGASSTFGGVIHTPTAERLAAGGLKYNRFHTTGLGAPTRAALLTGRNHHTVGFGGISELATSSPGYTCVRPNHCAPVAEVLKLNGYSTAQFGRCHEVPAWETGPMGPFDRWPTGSGFEYFFGFLGSGTNQWYPALYENTTPVEPRRTPEQGYHFMEDLTERAIDWVRQQRALVPDKPFFVYFAPGATHAPHHVPKAWADRYRGRFDAGWDALREEILARQQQRGVLPADCALTPRPEGIPAWGAIPEPLRPVLARQMEIYAGFLEYADFHVGRLVEALEQLGALEDTLVYYVLGDNGASAEGTLHGTLNGGLLCNGLFDVETPDFLVRHVDRLGTPESFNHYAVGWAHAMNTPFQGAKQVASHLGGTRNGAIIHWPRGIRARGEVRSQFTHVIDVAPTLLEAAGLPQPASVNGVRQTPMQGVSMRYGFDDALAPERHETQYFELFGNRALYHQGWTAVAKHRTPWEPGVKVPLDEDVWELYDTRADASQARDLAAERPDKLRELRQLFLIEAARYDVLPLDDRSIERFSPELAGRPGLVQGDSQRLSGGMRRLGGNSLLDLKNKSHALLAEVEVPEGGAHGVIFTQGGAFGGWCLYARGSRLSYCYNYAGLRRFHVEADRELPAGTHQVRMEFKYDGGGVGRGGDVTLLVDGKQVGRGRVEATLAHTFFLDDTADVGLALGSPVVEGFHEGDRRFNGRVRWVRLEKGRETFEHRISPLEQLRAVLARQ; from the coding sequence ATGAAGAAGCCCGGCCAGCGGAACGACACCGTCCAGCGGGAGGTCCTTCCCATTCCGGACCAGCCCTACCCGGGCGTCCGGCCCTTCACCGCGAGAGACCCGGCCGCGAGCTTCCCTCCCATCACCCCGCTGCGGCCTCCCTCGGACGCGCCCCACGTGCTCGTCGTCCTGCTGGACGACGTGGGCTTCGGCGCTTCCAGCACCTTCGGTGGCGTCATCCACACGCCCACCGCGGAGCGACTGGCCGCCGGTGGCCTCAAGTACAACCGCTTCCACACCACGGGCCTGGGCGCGCCCACGCGGGCCGCGCTGCTCACGGGCCGCAACCACCACACGGTGGGCTTCGGCGGCATCTCCGAGCTGGCCACCTCCTCGCCGGGCTACACCTGCGTGCGCCCCAACCACTGCGCGCCGGTGGCCGAGGTCCTCAAGCTCAACGGCTACAGCACCGCGCAGTTCGGCCGGTGCCACGAGGTGCCCGCCTGGGAGACGGGCCCCATGGGCCCCTTCGACAGGTGGCCCACCGGCTCCGGCTTCGAGTACTTCTTCGGCTTCCTCGGGAGCGGGACGAACCAGTGGTACCCGGCGCTCTACGAGAACACGACGCCCGTCGAGCCGCGCCGCACGCCGGAGCAGGGCTACCACTTCATGGAGGACCTGACGGAGCGGGCCATCGACTGGGTGCGCCAGCAGCGGGCGCTCGTGCCGGACAAGCCCTTCTTCGTCTACTTCGCGCCGGGCGCCACGCACGCCCCGCACCATGTCCCCAAGGCCTGGGCGGACCGGTACAGGGGCCGCTTCGATGCGGGCTGGGACGCGCTGCGCGAGGAAATCCTCGCACGGCAGCAGCAGCGCGGCGTCCTCCCCGCGGACTGCGCGCTCACGCCCCGCCCCGAGGGCATCCCCGCGTGGGGCGCGATTCCGGAGCCGCTCCGGCCCGTGCTCGCGCGGCAGATGGAAATCTACGCGGGGTTCCTCGAGTACGCGGACTTCCACGTGGGGCGGCTCGTGGAGGCGCTGGAGCAGCTCGGCGCGCTGGAGGACACGCTCGTCTACTACGTCCTCGGAGACAACGGCGCCTCCGCCGAGGGCACCCTCCACGGCACGCTGAACGGGGGCCTGCTCTGCAACGGCCTCTTCGACGTGGAGACTCCGGACTTCCTCGTCCGGCACGTGGACAGGCTCGGCACGCCGGAGTCCTTCAACCACTACGCGGTGGGCTGGGCGCACGCCATGAACACGCCCTTCCAGGGGGCCAAGCAGGTGGCCTCGCACCTGGGGGGCACGCGCAACGGCGCAATCATCCACTGGCCCCGGGGCATTCGCGCCCGCGGAGAGGTGCGCTCCCAGTTCACCCACGTCATCGACGTGGCGCCCACCCTCCTCGAAGCCGCGGGCCTGCCCCAGCCGGCGAGCGTCAACGGCGTGCGGCAGACCCCGATGCAGGGGGTGAGCATGCGCTATGGCTTCGACGACGCCCTGGCGCCGGAGCGTCACGAGACGCAGTACTTCGAGCTGTTCGGCAACCGGGCGCTCTACCACCAGGGCTGGACGGCCGTGGCGAAGCACCGCACCCCGTGGGAGCCGGGCGTGAAGGTGCCGCTCGACGAGGACGTCTGGGAGCTCTACGACACGCGCGCGGACGCGTCCCAGGCGAGAGACCTCGCGGCGGAGCGGCCGGACAAGCTGCGCGAGCTGCGACAGCTCTTCCTCATCGAAGCCGCCCGGTACGACGTGCTGCCGCTGGATGACCGGAGCATCGAGCGCTTCAGCCCGGAGCTGGCGGGCCGGCCCGGGCTCGTCCAGGGCGACTCGCAGCGGCTGTCCGGGGGCATGCGGCGCCTCGGAGGGAACTCGCTGCTGGACCTCAAGAACAAGTCGCACGCCCTCCTCGCCGAGGTGGAGGTGCCCGAGGGCGGCGCGCACGGCGTCATCTTCACCCAGGGCGGCGCGTTCGGCGGGTGGTGCCTCTACGCACGCGGGAGTCGGCTCTCCTATTGCTACAACTACGCCGGGCTGCGCCGCTTCCACGTCGAGGCCGACCGCGAGCTGCCCGCGGGCACGCACCAGGTCCGCATGGAGTTCAAGTACGACGGCGGCGGCGTGGGCAGGGGCGGCGACGTCACGCTGCTCGTCGACGGGAAGCAGGTGGGCCGGGGGCGGGTGGAGGCGACGCTGGCCCACACCTTCTTCCTGGACGACACGGCCGACGTAGGGCTCGCGCTGGGCTCTCCCGTGGTGGAGGGCTTCCACGAAGGCGACCGCCGGTTCAACGGCCGCGTGCGGTGGGTGCGGCTCGAGAAGGGCCGGGAGACCTTCGAGCACCGCATCTCTCCGCTGGAGCAGCTCCGCGCGGTGCTGGCCCGGCAGTAG
- a CDS encoding peptide MFS transporter: MHANAAGLAEAPKGHPRGLYLLFFTEMWERMSYYGMRGLLVLFLTDKVGGWGWSTADALALYGTYTGLVYLTPIAGGYIADNIIGQRKAVVFGGTLMMIGHLLLALPGESIFYAGLGFLICGNGFFKPNISTMVGGLYAPGDGRRDGAFTIFYMGINLGAVLGNFICGTLGEKVGWHWGFGAAGVGMLLGLITFLGLSRGLLGQVGLSPEKTAAERLEAWKRVGMYAVATAGAVVVFYGLKQVPALVEQSFLRFVIAGLVFAGVAWAGNNALAKGQSQAQVEAGALTKQEKDRVISIFIIAIFVVLFWMGFEQAGGLMNLYTDQKVDRGLFGWQVPTTWFQNFNSAFIVLLAPVFAALWSRLAARGKDPNVAVKMAFGLIFMGVGFLFMVGASRESATMGKAAAWWVIMAYLFHTVGELCLSPVGLSMVTKVAPMRMVSAMMGVWFLANAAANKLSGVVGGYSEQMGEGSIFLSLVAVGVLGGGLLWVLSGKVKALMHGTDEVKPAAPASATQGGSVAAA; this comes from the coding sequence ATGCACGCAAACGCTGCAGGGCTCGCGGAGGCGCCCAAGGGCCACCCGCGCGGGCTCTACCTCCTGTTCTTCACCGAGATGTGGGAGCGCATGTCGTACTACGGCATGCGTGGCCTGCTGGTGCTCTTCCTCACCGACAAGGTTGGCGGCTGGGGCTGGTCCACCGCGGATGCGCTCGCGCTCTACGGCACGTACACGGGCCTCGTGTACCTGACGCCCATTGCCGGCGGCTACATCGCCGACAACATCATCGGCCAGCGCAAGGCGGTGGTGTTCGGCGGCACGCTGATGATGATTGGCCACCTGTTACTGGCGCTACCCGGGGAGAGCATCTTCTACGCGGGGCTCGGCTTCCTCATCTGCGGCAACGGCTTCTTCAAGCCCAACATCTCCACCATGGTGGGCGGGCTGTACGCGCCCGGTGACGGCCGCCGCGACGGCGCCTTCACCATCTTCTACATGGGCATCAACCTGGGCGCGGTGCTCGGCAACTTCATCTGCGGCACCCTGGGCGAGAAGGTCGGCTGGCACTGGGGCTTCGGCGCCGCCGGCGTGGGCATGCTCCTGGGTCTCATCACCTTCCTCGGGCTGAGCCGCGGCCTGCTCGGCCAGGTGGGCCTGAGCCCCGAGAAGACGGCCGCCGAGCGCCTCGAGGCGTGGAAGCGGGTGGGCATGTACGCGGTCGCCACCGCCGGCGCGGTGGTGGTCTTCTACGGCCTCAAGCAGGTGCCGGCCCTCGTCGAGCAGTCCTTCCTGCGCTTCGTCATCGCGGGCCTGGTGTTCGCGGGCGTCGCCTGGGCGGGCAACAACGCGCTGGCGAAGGGGCAGTCCCAGGCCCAGGTGGAGGCGGGCGCGCTCACGAAGCAGGAGAAGGACCGCGTCATCTCCATCTTCATCATCGCCATCTTCGTCGTCCTCTTCTGGATGGGCTTCGAGCAGGCCGGCGGCCTGATGAACCTCTACACGGACCAGAAGGTGGACCGCGGCCTGTTCGGCTGGCAGGTCCCCACCACCTGGTTCCAGAACTTCAACTCCGCGTTCATCGTGCTGCTCGCCCCCGTCTTCGCCGCGCTCTGGAGCCGGCTGGCCGCGCGGGGCAAGGACCCGAACGTGGCGGTGAAGATGGCGTTCGGCCTCATCTTCATGGGCGTGGGCTTCCTCTTCATGGTGGGCGCCTCGCGTGAGAGCGCCACCATGGGCAAGGCGGCCGCCTGGTGGGTCATCATGGCCTACCTCTTCCACACCGTGGGCGAGCTGTGCCTGTCGCCGGTGGGCCTGTCCATGGTGACCAAGGTCGCCCCGATGCGGATGGTGAGCGCGATGATGGGCGTGTGGTTCCTCGCCAACGCCGCGGCCAACAAGCTGTCCGGCGTGGTGGGCGGCTACAGCGAGCAGATGGGTGAGGGCAGCATCTTCCTCTCGCTCGTCGCGGTGGGCGTGCTGGGCGGCGGCCTGCTCTGGGTCCTCAGCGGCAAGGTGAAGGCGCTGATGCACGGCACGGACGAGGTGAAGCCCGCCGCGCCGGCCTCCGCCACGCAGGGCGGCTCGGTGGCGGCGGCCTGA